Proteins encoded in a region of the Suncus etruscus isolate mSunEtr1 chromosome 1, mSunEtr1.pri.cur, whole genome shotgun sequence genome:
- the RPAIN gene encoding RPA-interacting protein, producing MVEPSGSQHRSLYKTGNSPPWKETFRRRCLERMKNSRDRLLSHYRQARGNMPERKQDALLVQEVMEEEWKALQSMESAPESLAQLEELMDLTVLEKIQQELFDQEQSIISEYEKSLQFDEKCFNIIMIEWETNSLICPVCTKYNLRITNGVVMCQCGLYIPSHSPELTEQKLRAYLEDTVSEHSTHCPHIPKFSVIEETEGKPCLLMSCLACDIWSVII from the exons ATGGTCGAACCGTCCGGCTCTCAGCATCGCTCGCTGTACAAAACGGGGAACTCGCCGCCTTGGAAAGAAACTTTCAGACGA CGATGCCTGGAGAGAATGAAAAACAGCCGGGACAGGCTCCTGAGCCATTATCGCCAGGCTAGAGGCAATATGCCAGAGAGAAAGCAGGATGCTCTTCTAGTGCAAGAGGTGATGGAAGAAGAATGGAAGGCTTTGCAGTCAATGGAGAGTGCTCCTGAGTCCTTGGCACAG TTGGAGGAGCTAATGGATCTGACTGTGCTTGAGAAGATTCAACAAGAACTATTTGATCAAG AACAGTCTATCATCAGTGAATATGAAAAGAGCTTGCAGTTTGATGAGAAGTGTTTCAACATCATAATGATTGAGTGGGAAACAAATTCCCTCATCTGTCCTGTATGTACAAA GTACAACCTGAGGATAACAAATGGTGTGGTCATGTGTCAGTGTGGCTTATACATCCCCTCTCAT tctCCAGAGCTGACAGAACAGAAACTTCGTGCCTATTTAGAGGACACTGTAAGTGAACACAGTACACACTGTCCTCATATACCAAAATTTTCTGTCATTgaagaaacagaaggaaaacCCTGTCTTCTCATGAGTTGTTTG GCTTGTGACATTTGGTCTGTTATCATCTAA